Proteins found in one Sphingomonas sp. SORGH_AS_0879 genomic segment:
- a CDS encoding glutathione peroxidase, with product MSGIADFTVQAADGSAVDLSAYAGRVVLIVNTASQCGFTPQYEGLEALHRRYEEQGLTVLGFPCNQFGAQEPGDAAEIANFCSLTYDVTFPVMAKVEVNGDGADPLFQWLKVEAPGVLGTKAIKWNFTKFLVDRSGKVVGRYAPTTKPEDLAKDIEALLG from the coding sequence ATGAGCGGTATTGCGGATTTTACCGTCCAGGCGGCCGACGGTTCCGCCGTCGATCTGTCGGCCTATGCGGGGCGGGTGGTTCTGATCGTCAACACCGCGTCCCAATGCGGCTTCACTCCGCAATATGAGGGGCTGGAGGCGCTGCATCGCCGCTATGAGGAGCAGGGGCTGACCGTGCTGGGCTTTCCCTGCAACCAGTTCGGCGCGCAGGAGCCGGGCGATGCGGCGGAGATCGCGAATTTCTGTTCGCTGACCTATGACGTGACCTTCCCGGTGATGGCGAAGGTCGAGGTCAATGGCGACGGAGCCGATCCGCTGTTCCAGTGGCTGAAAGTCGAAGCGCCGGGCGTGCTGGGGACCAAGGCGATCAAGTGGAACTTCACCAAATTCCTGGTGGATCGTTCGGGGAAGGTTGTCGGGCGTTACGCGCCGACGACCAAGCCCGAGGATCTGGCGAAGGATATCGAGGCGCTGCTCGGATAG
- a CDS encoding HdeD family acid-resistance protein, which yields MTDTDRSFATSPSPGAGWGWILAYGVLSALLGLAAFVFPVPATLAATLVIGAFFLASGIVAIGAGIFGKGHEGRGYAIGFGLVSLVIGLIMAFEPATGAISITLLVAVWLGLRGALEIGLGARMRRRRGWMIALGVLNIVLALFVLATLPWSAMTLPGYILGLSFFFGGVTSIASALDHKKGTSAFSI from the coding sequence ATGACCGATACAGACCGTTCCTTTGCGACCTCCCCCAGTCCCGGTGCGGGCTGGGGTTGGATTTTGGCATATGGCGTCCTCTCGGCGCTGCTGGGCCTGGCGGCGTTCGTCTTTCCGGTGCCTGCGACATTGGCCGCGACGCTGGTGATCGGGGCATTCTTCCTGGCGTCCGGGATCGTCGCGATCGGCGCGGGCATCTTCGGCAAGGGCCATGAGGGGCGCGGCTATGCGATCGGCTTCGGCCTGGTCTCGCTCGTCATCGGGCTAATCATGGCGTTCGAGCCCGCGACCGGTGCGATCTCGATCACCCTGCTGGTCGCGGTGTGGCTGGGGCTTCGCGGGGCTCTGGAGATCGGATTGGGTGCGCGGATGCGGCGGCGGCGCGGCTGGATGATCGCGCTGGGTGTGCTCAACATCGTGTTGGCGCTGTTCGTGCTGGCAACCTTGCCGTGGAGCGCGATGACGCTGCCCGGTTATATCCTGGGGCTCAGCTTCTTCTTCGGCGGGGTTACTTCGATCGCCTCGGCGCTGGACCACAAGAAGGGGACGAGTGCCTTTTCGATCTGA
- the dnaE gene encoding DNA polymerase III subunit alpha, with the protein MHSGYVPLRIFSSFTMLDGAIDPKAIAAQAKANAFPAAGLTDRNGLYAAMAFSDAAKKAGVQPIIGTMLGVSRPDMPDNVAPMVDWIALYAQDMTGYDNLCALVSAAHLERPIELAAHVGFDVLEKFSAGLIALTAGGEGGIARLFAEGQPDRAKAYAGRLQAIYGDRLYIELVRRDDAIEMAAEQELIDLAYDRDLPLVATNPCCFADSGFRDAHDAMLCIANSTYVEMDDRPKSSPEAWLKPAEVMKQLFADLPEAIDNTLVVAQRCAVMAPWRKPILPSLAGDREGEAEMLRRDATAGLEARLDRIAELEGEGEPGWREAYHERLKFEVDIIIQMGFPGYFLIVADFIKWAKDHDIPVGPGRGSGAGSVVAWALTITDLDPLKLGLLFERFLNPERVSMPDFDIDFCETRRGEVIRYVQEKYGRDQVAQIITFGKLKARAVLKDTGRVLQMSYGQVDRLAKLVPNHPTDPWDLKRALNGVPELAKEYANDNQVRRLLDLATKLEGLPRHSSTHAAGVVIGDRPLAQLVPLYRDPRSDMPVTQFDMKFVEGAGLVKFDFLGLKTLSVLQKAVQLLAKRGVQVDLGALPWDDEATYALLQKGDTVGVFQLESEGMRRTLSAVRPTNFGDIIALVSLYRPGPMDNIPSFGRRKQGTEEIIYPHPLLEQILSETYGIFVYQEQVMQAAQILAGYSLGGADLLRRAMGKKVKAEMDAQRAIFVKGCQEVNGIPAQKANELFDLIDKFAGYGFNKSHAAAYALLAYQTAWLKAHHPHEFYAASMCYDMALTDKLAIFVDDARRMGVAMLPPCINASQAEFDVEPHEDGLAVRYALGALKSVGEGAMEKLVVERQAGGPFASLDALAKRVDPRLMNKRQLETLASAGAFDGIEPNRAGVHAVAETVLAIAARTHEGRTSGQGGLFGETEVAGDAIKLPSGVRWTLSQRMEQEKEAFGFYFSAHPVDRHAHIAKMHGARTYTSLTELIIPDDGARIGATMAALVEDARWRTSARGKRYMMAQLSDATGQFLATCFDDSVAADLEKAAKEGDCALITVELDRRPGEEAPRVSIKRVQPFDGLASTAKFVVEVTVTDKVAFKALHAMLDPLRNGRGEVRARIKGLDGDTLLTLGRNFLLDAELASHIEDLPGVKAVEMKSSEARLALVG; encoded by the coding sequence ATGCATTCCGGTTATGTGCCCCTCCGCATCTTTTCCTCCTTCACGATGCTCGACGGCGCGATCGACCCGAAGGCGATCGCGGCCCAGGCCAAGGCGAATGCCTTTCCTGCCGCCGGGCTGACCGATCGCAACGGCCTTTATGCCGCCATGGCCTTTTCGGACGCGGCGAAGAAGGCGGGGGTGCAGCCGATCATCGGCACGATGCTGGGCGTCTCGCGCCCGGATATGCCCGACAATGTCGCGCCCATGGTCGACTGGATCGCGCTCTATGCGCAGGACATGACCGGTTACGACAATCTGTGCGCGCTGGTGTCGGCGGCGCATCTGGAGCGGCCGATCGAACTGGCCGCCCATGTCGGTTTTGACGTGCTGGAGAAGTTCAGCGCCGGCCTGATCGCGTTGACGGCGGGGGGCGAGGGGGGCATCGCGCGGCTGTTCGCGGAAGGCCAACCCGACCGGGCGAAAGCCTATGCCGGCCGGTTGCAGGCCATTTATGGCGACCGGCTCTATATCGAACTGGTGCGGCGCGATGACGCGATCGAGATGGCGGCCGAGCAGGAGCTGATCGACCTGGCCTATGACCGCGACCTGCCGCTGGTCGCGACCAATCCCTGCTGCTTCGCCGATAGCGGTTTCCGCGATGCGCATGACGCGATGCTGTGCATCGCCAATTCGACCTATGTCGAAATGGACGACCGCCCCAAAAGTTCGCCCGAGGCGTGGCTCAAGCCCGCCGAGGTGATGAAGCAACTCTTCGCCGACCTGCCCGAAGCGATCGACAACACGCTGGTCGTCGCGCAACGCTGCGCCGTCATGGCCCCGTGGCGCAAGCCCATCCTTCCCAGCCTGGCGGGCGACCGGGAGGGCGAGGCCGAGATGCTTCGCCGCGACGCGACGGCGGGGCTTGAGGCGCGGCTCGATCGTATCGCCGAACTGGAGGGTGAGGGCGAACCCGGCTGGCGCGAAGCCTATCACGAACGGTTGAAGTTCGAGGTCGACATCATCATCCAGATGGGCTTCCCCGGCTACTTCCTGATCGTCGCCGACTTCATCAAATGGGCCAAGGACCATGACATCCCCGTCGGTCCAGGCCGTGGTTCGGGCGCGGGTTCGGTGGTCGCCTGGGCGCTGACCATCACCGATCTCGATCCGCTCAAGCTGGGCCTGCTGTTCGAACGCTTCCTGAACCCGGAACGTGTGTCGATGCCCGACTTCGACATCGACTTTTGCGAAACCCGGCGTGGCGAGGTCATCCGCTACGTTCAGGAGAAATATGGCCGCGATCAGGTCGCGCAGATCATCACCTTCGGTAAGCTGAAGGCCCGCGCCGTGCTCAAGGACACGGGCCGTGTGCTCCAGATGAGCTATGGCCAGGTCGATCGCCTCGCCAAGCTGGTGCCCAACCACCCGACCGACCCCTGGGACCTGAAGCGCGCGCTGAACGGCGTGCCGGAACTGGCGAAGGAGTATGCCAACGACAATCAGGTCCGCCGGTTGCTCGATCTCGCCACCAAGCTGGAGGGGTTGCCGCGCCACTCCTCGACCCACGCCGCAGGGGTCGTGATCGGCGACCGGCCGCTGGCGCAACTGGTGCCGCTCTACCGCGATCCGCGCTCGGACATGCCGGTGACGCAGTTCGACATGAAGTTCGTCGAGGGCGCGGGGCTGGTCAAGTTCGACTTCCTCGGCCTCAAGACCCTGTCGGTGCTGCAAAAGGCGGTGCAGTTGCTTGCCAAGCGCGGGGTCCAGGTCGATCTGGGTGCGCTGCCCTGGGATGACGAGGCGACATACGCCCTGCTTCAGAAGGGTGACACGGTCGGTGTGTTCCAGCTTGAATCGGAAGGCATGCGGCGCACCCTGTCCGCCGTCCGCCCGACCAATTTCGGCGACATCATCGCGCTCGTGTCGCTCTATCGACCCGGCCCGATGGACAATATTCCCAGCTTCGGCCGCCGCAAGCAGGGGACCGAGGAGATCATCTACCCGCATCCCCTGCTCGAACAGATCTTGTCCGAGACCTACGGCATCTTCGTCTATCAGGAACAGGTGATGCAGGCTGCCCAGATCCTGGCGGGCTATTCGCTGGGCGGCGCGGACCTGTTGCGTCGCGCGATGGGCAAGAAGGTGAAGGCGGAGATGGACGCGCAGCGCGCCATCTTCGTCAAGGGATGCCAGGAGGTGAACGGCATTCCCGCGCAAAAGGCCAACGAGCTGTTCGACTTGATCGACAAGTTCGCCGGCTATGGCTTCAACAAGAGTCACGCGGCCGCTTACGCGCTGCTCGCCTATCAGACCGCGTGGCTGAAGGCGCATCATCCGCACGAATTCTACGCCGCGTCGATGTGCTACGACATGGCGCTGACCGACAAGCTGGCGATCTTCGTCGATGACGCGCGGCGCATGGGGGTGGCGATGCTCCCCCCTTGCATCAACGCCAGCCAGGCCGAGTTCGATGTCGAGCCGCATGAGGATGGCCTGGCCGTCCGCTATGCGCTGGGCGCGCTCAAGTCGGTGGGCGAGGGCGCGATGGAGAAGCTGGTCGTCGAGCGTCAGGCGGGCGGCCCCTTCGCCTCGCTCGACGCGCTGGCCAAGCGGGTCGATCCACGCTTGATGAACAAGCGGCAGTTGGAGACGCTCGCCTCGGCGGGCGCGTTCGACGGGATCGAGCCCAACCGCGCGGGTGTCCATGCGGTCGCGGAAACCGTCCTCGCCATCGCCGCGCGGACGCATGAGGGACGGACCAGCGGGCAGGGCGGTCTGTTCGGTGAGACCGAAGTGGCGGGCGACGCCATCAAGCTGCCTTCGGGGGTGCGCTGGACCCTGTCGCAGCGGATGGAGCAGGAGAAGGAGGCGTTCGGCTTCTATTTCTCGGCGCATCCGGTGGACCGCCATGCGCATATCGCCAAGATGCACGGCGCACGGACCTATACCTCGCTGACCGAGCTTATCATTCCCGACGATGGGGCGCGGATCGGCGCGACCATGGCGGCCCTGGTCGAGGATGCGCGCTGGCGGACCTCGGCGCGGGGCAAGCGCTACATGATGGCGCAGCTATCGGATGCGACGGGCCAGTTCCTGGCGACCTGTTTCGACGACTCGGTCGCCGCCGATCTGGAAAAGGCGGCGAAGGAAGGCGACTGTGCCCTGATCACGGTCGAACTCGACCGTCGACCGGGAGAGGAAGCACCGCGCGTCAGCATCAAGCGGGTCCAGCCATTCGATGGCCTTGCCAGCACTGCCAAGTTCGTGGTCGAGGTGACGGTGACTGACAAGGTGGCGTTCAAGGCGCTCCACGCGATGCTCGACCCCTTGCGCAACGGACGCGGAGAGGTGCGGGCACGGATCAAGGGGCTGGATGGCGATACGCTGCTGACCCTGGGGCGCAACTTCCTGCTCGACGCCGAACTGGCCAGCCATATCGAGGACCTGCCCGGCGTGAAGGCCGTGGAGATGAAGTCGTCTGAGGCGCGACTGGCGTTGGTGGGGTAG
- a CDS encoding PA0069 family radical SAM protein, whose protein sequence is MSKMTGRGATGNATSRRFNLPEHEADGDWLDQRAQIDGEPPKLRTSVTVVKPRTILTRNASPDVPFSQSINAYGGCEHGCIYCFARPTHAYHDLSPGLDFETRLFAKPDAADLLRIELTKPGYAVAPIALGTNTDPYQPIEQQWRITRQILEVLAETDHPVAITTKSDRVVRDLDILAPMAAKGLATVCVSVTSLDARLSRTVEPRAPTPERRLAAVAKLAAAGIPTYVSIAPVIPAITDHEIEHLVARAAEAGARHAFFIPVRLPHEVAPLFRAWLDTHFPDRAGKVMAIIQSLRGGRDDDPGFFTRMKGQGPWAELLRVRFHRACRLHGLNRDRPLLDTGRFRPPKGPQGELF, encoded by the coding sequence ATGTCGAAAATGACGGGGCGCGGCGCAACCGGAAATGCGACGAGCAGGCGTTTCAACCTGCCCGAGCATGAGGCGGACGGCGACTGGCTGGACCAGCGCGCGCAGATCGATGGCGAGCCGCCCAAGCTGCGGACGAGCGTGACGGTGGTCAAACCGCGGACGATCCTGACCCGCAACGCCTCACCCGATGTGCCGTTCAGCCAGTCGATCAACGCCTATGGCGGCTGCGAGCATGGCTGCATCTATTGCTTCGCGCGGCCGACCCATGCCTATCACGATCTCTCGCCTGGGCTGGATTTCGAAACCCGACTGTTCGCCAAGCCCGATGCGGCCGATCTGCTCCGCATCGAACTTACCAAGCCCGGCTATGCGGTTGCGCCGATCGCGTTGGGGACCAATACCGATCCTTATCAGCCGATCGAACAGCAATGGCGTATCACGCGGCAGATATTGGAAGTGCTGGCCGAAACCGATCACCCCGTCGCGATCACCACCAAGTCCGACCGGGTGGTCCGTGACCTCGACATTCTGGCCCCCATGGCGGCCAAGGGGCTGGCGACCGTCTGTGTCTCGGTCACCTCGCTTGATGCGCGCCTGTCGCGCACGGTCGAGCCGCGCGCGCCGACACCCGAACGGCGGCTGGCGGCGGTAGCGAAATTGGCGGCGGCGGGTATTCCGACCTATGTCTCGATCGCGCCGGTCATCCCGGCGATCACCGATCACGAGATCGAGCATCTGGTCGCCCGCGCGGCGGAGGCGGGCGCGCGGCACGCCTTCTTCATCCCCGTCCGCCTGCCGCACGAGGTCGCGCCGCTGTTCCGCGCCTGGCTCGACACGCATTTCCCCGATCGGGCGGGCAAGGTCATGGCGATCATCCAGTCCTTGCGCGGCGGGCGGGACGATGATCCGGGTTTCTTCACCCGCATGAAGGGCCAGGGCCCTTGGGCGGAGCTGCTCCGCGTCCGCTTTCACCGCGCCTGCCGGTTGCACGGACTGAACCGCGACCGACCATTGCTCGACACCGGCCGGTTCCGTCCGCCCAAAGGCCCGCAAGGCGAGCTATTCTGA
- a CDS encoding VOC family protein, which translates to MARFDYLELPVSDRAEAKRFYAEAFGWSFTDFGPDYAATMSGDTDLGLDAASDKVAAPLPVIRVDDLEAVQAAVERAGGAISVPIFAFPGGRRFHFRDVDGHELAAMQVD; encoded by the coding sequence ATGGCGCGGTTCGATTATCTGGAGCTTCCGGTTTCCGATCGGGCGGAGGCCAAGCGTTTCTATGCCGAGGCGTTCGGCTGGAGCTTCACCGATTTCGGGCCGGATTATGCCGCGACGATGAGCGGCGACACTGACCTCGGGCTCGACGCCGCCTCCGATAAGGTCGCAGCGCCGTTGCCGGTGATCCGCGTCGATGATCTGGAGGCGGTACAGGCCGCGGTCGAGCGCGCGGGTGGGGCGATCAGCGTGCCGATCTTCGCCTTTCCGGGCGGGCGGCGCTTTCATTTCCGCGACGTCGACGGCCATGAACTGGCGGCGATGCAGGTCGACTGA
- the moaB gene encoding molybdenum cofactor biosynthesis protein B has translation MPIDTPRPFLPVRIAVLTVSDTRSLAEDRSGDTLVGLLTEAGHDLAERTILRDDADHIVAQLHRWIDDASVDCILTTGGTGVTGRDVTPEAIERVATKMIPGFGELFRWLSFQTIGTSTIQSRACACVARGTYIFALPGSTGAVKDAWNGILRDQLDSRHRPCNFVELMPRLLER, from the coding sequence ATGCCCATCGACACGCCCCGCCCCTTTCTCCCCGTCCGCATCGCGGTGCTGACCGTTTCCGACACTCGCTCGCTGGCGGAAGATCGCTCGGGCGACACGCTGGTCGGGTTGCTGACCGAGGCGGGGCATGACCTGGCCGAGCGGACGATCCTGCGCGACGATGCCGATCATATCGTCGCGCAACTCCATCGCTGGATCGACGATGCGAGCGTCGACTGCATCCTGACCACCGGCGGCACCGGGGTGACGGGGCGCGACGTGACCCCGGAAGCCATCGAACGAGTCGCCACCAAGATGATCCCCGGCTTCGGCGAACTCTTCCGCTGGCTCAGCTTCCAGACGATCGGCACCTCGACCATCCAGTCGCGCGCCTGCGCCTGTGTCGCGCGCGGCACCTACATCTTTGCGCTCCCCGGCTCGACCGGCGCGGTGAAGGACGCATGGAACGGCATATTGCGCGACCAGCTCGACAGCCGCCACCGCCCCTGCAACTTCGTCGAGTTGATGCCGCGCCTGCTGGAGCGCTGA
- a CDS encoding lytic transglycosylase domain-containing protein, protein MGAMIAAGQSASAAPIEPAAGGDARVSLPAKAPPSIPALLDADQKAGYARVFTAIRESRWTDAQLELDALKPGPLHAIARAELYTAKGSPKVDVERLVALLNEAPELPQAEQLARLARSRGAHDLPPLPEAHNLIWQDGAPRRVRAKSVKSDMIAADLAVKMQPFVKADDGPSAQALLESTQGLSPEALTEWQQKVAWIYFLMGDDDNARTLAAKAAEGYGEWAVQGRWTVALSAWRQNDCQTAATAFEGTAARATDVDLRAAALYWAARADMVCGRPDRIEGRLRSASQFRESFYGQLARQALGMRGEREPRGQLVATDWAALDRRPNILVAAALVEIGETDLADQVIRQQARIGQPTEFRNLVRLAESLDLPATTVWLAHNCPAGVTATAEARYPTPSWTPDSGWRVEKALVYAHTLQESGFRNKVISPAGAYGLMQIMPAAATDFARERGVSIDRSALTKPSTNMDIGQRHLERLRDMTGITGGLLPKVIAAYNAGPKPVGEWNSIVRDNGDPLLYIESIPYWETRGYVTMVLRNYWMYESQTGKAKSPSRSALAQGLWPRFPGLPGATAIRLQRPNVAQASVPSKTTIALNATINPQSSTAVPQAN, encoded by the coding sequence ATGGGGGCGATGATCGCCGCCGGCCAAAGTGCCTCCGCCGCCCCGATCGAACCCGCCGCCGGTGGCGACGCGCGGGTTTCCCTCCCCGCCAAGGCGCCGCCCAGCATCCCTGCATTGCTCGATGCCGATCAGAAGGCGGGATATGCCCGCGTCTTCACCGCGATCCGCGAAAGCCGCTGGACCGACGCGCAGCTCGAACTCGACGCGCTCAAACCCGGCCCGCTCCATGCGATCGCCCGCGCCGAACTCTATACCGCCAAGGGCTCGCCCAAGGTCGATGTCGAGCGGCTGGTCGCGCTGCTCAACGAAGCCCCCGAACTGCCCCAGGCCGAGCAGCTTGCCCGCCTCGCCCGGTCGCGCGGCGCGCATGACCTGCCCCCGCTGCCGGAGGCGCATAACCTGATCTGGCAGGACGGCGCGCCCCGCCGCGTCCGGGCCAAGAGCGTGAAGAGCGACATGATCGCCGCCGATCTGGCGGTGAAGATGCAACCCTTCGTTAAGGCGGATGACGGCCCCTCCGCACAGGCGCTGCTCGAATCGACGCAAGGCCTGTCGCCCGAGGCACTGACCGAATGGCAGCAGAAGGTCGCCTGGATCTATTTCCTGATGGGCGACGATGACAATGCCCGCACGCTGGCCGCCAAGGCCGCCGAGGGCTATGGCGAATGGGCGGTGCAGGGTCGCTGGACCGTCGCTCTGTCGGCCTGGCGTCAGAATGACTGCCAGACCGCCGCGACCGCGTTCGAGGGTACCGCCGCGCGCGCCACCGATGTCGACCTGCGCGCCGCCGCACTCTATTGGGCCGCCCGCGCCGACATGGTTTGCGGCCGTCCCGACCGGATTGAGGGGCGACTGCGCTCCGCCTCGCAATTCCGCGAAAGCTTCTATGGCCAGCTTGCGCGTCAGGCGCTGGGGATGCGCGGCGAGCGGGAGCCGCGCGGGCAGTTGGTCGCGACCGACTGGGCCGCGCTCGACCGTCGCCCCAACATCCTGGTCGCCGCCGCGCTGGTCGAGATCGGCGAGACCGACTTGGCCGATCAGGTGATCCGCCAGCAGGCGCGGATCGGTCAGCCAACCGAGTTCCGCAACCTCGTCCGCCTCGCCGAATCGCTCGACCTGCCCGCGACGACGGTGTGGCTGGCACATAATTGCCCGGCCGGCGTCACCGCGACCGCCGAGGCGCGCTATCCGACGCCGAGCTGGACGCCCGACAGCGGCTGGCGCGTCGAAAAGGCGTTGGTCTATGCCCATACGCTTCAGGAAAGCGGTTTCCGCAACAAGGTGATCAGCCCGGCGGGGGCGTACGGCCTGATGCAGATCATGCCCGCTGCCGCGACCGACTTCGCCCGCGAGCGGGGCGTGTCGATCGACCGCAGCGCGCTGACCAAGCCGTCGACCAACATGGATATCGGCCAGCGCCATCTGGAGCGGCTGCGCGACATGACCGGCATCACCGGCGGCCTGCTGCCCAAGGTGATCGCGGCCTACAACGCCGGGCCCAAGCCGGTGGGCGAGTGGAACAGCATCGTCCGCGACAATGGCGACCCGCTCCTCTATATCGAGAGCATTCCCTATTGGGAGACGCGCGGATACGTCACCATGGTCCTGCGCAACTATTGGATGTACGAAAGCCAGACCGGCAAGGCCAAGTCGCCCAGCCGCTCCGCGCTGGCGCAAGGCCTGTGGCCGCGCTTTCCGGGTCTTCCCGGTGCGACGGCGATCCGGCTGCAACGTCCCAATGTCGCGCAGGCGAGCGTGCCTTCGAAGACGACGATCGCCCTGAACGCCACGATCAACCCGCAATCGAGCACGGCGGTCCCTCAGGCGAATTGA
- a CDS encoding uracil-DNA glycosylase, with amino-acid sequence MGVLPTFDTALAASVLDWWHDAGVDLLVEEEPRDWMAAEPVRPMAFTPPAPTMASATPAMHGGVVALAPAQPTLLPDTLEAFLAWRLSDAAPETAWDGISLAATGPVDAKLMVLVDCPDRDDGDAGQILSGAPGRLFDRMLAAIGQSRETVHIASVCARRPLAGRAPAGLEARLAEIALHHVGLVAPRGLLLLGNAASRAVLGTELTSARGHSHELDHKNGKSRAIASFHPRFLIEKPMAKAESWKDLQMLMGDMRG; translated from the coding sequence ATGGGGGTTCTTCCAACGTTCGACACCGCATTGGCGGCCAGCGTGCTCGATTGGTGGCATGACGCGGGCGTCGACCTGCTGGTCGAGGAGGAACCCCGCGACTGGATGGCCGCCGAACCGGTGCGGCCCATGGCCTTCACGCCCCCCGCGCCGACCATGGCGAGTGCGACGCCCGCCATGCATGGCGGCGTGGTCGCGCTGGCCCCGGCACAGCCCACGCTCCTTCCCGATACGCTGGAGGCGTTCCTGGCGTGGCGACTGTCGGACGCCGCGCCGGAGACCGCATGGGACGGCATATCGCTCGCCGCGACGGGGCCGGTCGACGCGAAGCTGATGGTGCTGGTCGATTGCCCCGACCGCGACGACGGCGACGCGGGACAAATCCTGTCCGGCGCGCCCGGCCGCTTGTTCGACCGGATGCTGGCCGCGATCGGCCAGTCGCGGGAGACGGTCCACATCGCCTCGGTCTGCGCACGCCGCCCGCTGGCCGGACGCGCGCCCGCCGGGCTGGAGGCGCGGCTGGCCGAGATCGCGCTTCATCATGTCGGCCTGGTCGCCCCGCGCGGGCTGCTATTGCTAGGCAATGCGGCGAGCCGTGCCGTGCTCGGGACCGAACTCACCAGCGCACGCGGACATTCGCATGAACTTGATCATAAGAACGGCAAAAGCAGGGCGATCGCCAGCTTCCATCCCCGCTTCCTCATCGAGAAGCCGATGGCCAAAGCGGAAAGCTGGAAGGACTTGCAGATGCTGATGGGGGATATGCGAGGATGA
- a CDS encoding electron transfer flavoprotein-ubiquinone oxidoreductase yields the protein MSERESMPYDVVIVGAGPAGLSAAIRLKQLAGEQGGELSVCVLEKGSEVGAHILSGAVIDPIALDELLPDWRDDGCPLAEVPVTENLHWILSAGKHRNLPHALTPPFMHNKGTYTGSLGNLCRWLAGKAEELGVEIFPGFAAAEILFHEDGRVKGVATGDMGVGRDGTRKPDYQPGLELHAKYTFFAEGVRGHLSKEIIRQFDLARDSDPQVYGLGVKELWDIDPAKHVPGRVIHTQGWPLGHDANGGGFIYHQAGGQVALGFVTWLNYTNPYISPFQEMQKWKTHPVIAELLKGGKRVSYGARAINDGGLQAIPKLTFPGGVLVGCSAGFLNVPRIKGTHGAMKSAMLAAEAAFAAVQAGREGDELTDYPQAFRASWLYKELSTVRNVVPLVKKYGDTLGSGLAGVTMWAEHFGLKMPFTMKHKPDHESLWRKDQVKKPDYPKPDGVLTFDRLSSVFLSNTNHEEDQPVHLTLKDASVPIAHNLPLFDEPAQRYCPAGVYEVVGVEEGDPKFVINAQNCVHCKTCDIKDPTQNINWVVPEGGGGPNYPNM from the coding sequence ATGAGCGAACGCGAATCGATGCCTTATGACGTGGTGATCGTCGGCGCTGGTCCGGCGGGCCTGTCGGCGGCGATCCGCCTGAAACAGCTCGCGGGCGAGCAGGGCGGCGAATTGTCGGTCTGCGTGCTGGAAAAGGGGTCCGAGGTCGGCGCGCATATCCTGTCGGGCGCGGTGATCGATCCGATCGCGCTCGACGAACTGCTGCCCGATTGGCGCGACGATGGCTGCCCGCTGGCCGAGGTGCCGGTGACGGAGAATCTCCACTGGATATTGAGCGCGGGCAAGCACCGCAACCTGCCCCATGCGCTCACCCCGCCCTTCATGCACAACAAGGGCACCTATACCGGGAGCCTGGGCAATCTGTGCCGCTGGCTGGCGGGCAAGGCCGAGGAACTCGGGGTGGAAATCTTCCCCGGTTTCGCCGCCGCCGAAATCCTGTTCCACGAGGATGGCCGGGTGAAGGGCGTCGCGACCGGCGACATGGGCGTAGGCCGCGATGGCACCCGCAAGCCCGACTATCAACCGGGCCTCGAACTCCACGCCAAATACACCTTCTTCGCCGAGGGCGTTCGCGGCCATCTGTCCAAGGAGATCATCCGCCAGTTCGACCTCGCCCGCGACAGCGATCCGCAGGTCTATGGCCTGGGCGTGAAGGAATTGTGGGACATCGACCCCGCCAAGCATGTGCCGGGCCGGGTGATCCATACCCAGGGCTGGCCGCTGGGCCATGACGCCAATGGCGGCGGTTTCATCTATCACCAGGCGGGCGGGCAGGTCGCGCTCGGCTTCGTGACGTGGTTGAACTATACCAACCCGTACATCTCGCCCTTTCAGGAGATGCAGAAGTGGAAGACCCATCCGGTCATCGCCGAACTGCTCAAGGGCGGCAAGCGCGTCTCCTACGGCGCGCGCGCGATCAATGACGGCGGGCTCCAGGCGATCCCGAAGCTGACCTTCCCAGGTGGCGTACTGGTCGGCTGTTCGGCGGGTTTCCTCAACGTGCCGCGGATCAAGGGTACGCACGGCGCGATGAAGTCGGCGATGCTGGCCGCCGAGGCGGCCTTCGCGGCGGTGCAGGCGGGTCGCGAAGGTGACGAACTGACCGATTACCCGCAGGCGTTCCGTGCGTCCTGGCTCTACAAGGAACTGTCGACCGTCCGCAACGTCGTGCCGCTGGTCAAGAAATATGGCGATACGCTGGGCTCCGGCCTGGCGGGCGTGACCATGTGGGCCGAGCATTTCGGGCTGAAGATGCCCTTCACCATGAAGCACAAGCCCGATCACGAAAGCCTGTGGCGCAAGGATCAGGTGAAGAAACCCGATTATCCCAAGCCCGACGGCGTGCTGACCTTCGACCGCCTGTCCTCGGTCTTCCTGTCGAACACCAATCACGAGGAGGATCAGCCGGTCCATCTGACGCTGAAGGACGCCAGCGTTCCGATCGCCCACAACCTGCCCTTGTTCGACGAACCCGCGCAACGCTACTGCCCGGCGGGCGTTTATGAGGTGGTGGGTGTCGAGGAGGGCGATCCGAAGTTCGTGATCAACGCCCAGAACTGCGTCCACTGCAAGACGTGCGACATCAAGGACCCGACCCAGAACATCAACTGGGTCGTGCCGGAAGGCGGCGGAGGACCCAATTATCCCAATATGTAA